The following proteins are co-located in the Thermus thermophilus HB8 genome:
- a CDS encoding ABC transporter permease: MSLDAAFLTALLLSTLRQTAPLLLTALGGMFSERSGVVNIALEGILLFGALTAAVVVERLEAALGPGPHPWLPWVGVLAAMGVGGLVAFVHALVSIKYRADQIISATAINLLALGAPSLVLTYFYGNATSSKEVANRLPLWGPEGFQLSPLVYVAFLLVPLTWWVLFKTPFGLRLRAVGEHPEAADTLGVNVHRMRYVGVVLSGVLTGLAGAYLSIGFLNQFVRGMSAGMGFIALAALIFGKWHPVGILFSTLLFGFASALAIQLQGSEILPAVLVQAFPYVVTVLVLAGFIGKSRPPAAVGKPYEK; this comes from the coding sequence ATGAGCCTGGACGCCGCCTTCCTCACCGCGCTTCTCCTCTCCACCCTGCGCCAGACGGCGCCCCTCCTCCTCACCGCCCTCGGGGGGATGTTCTCGGAGAGGAGCGGGGTGGTGAACATCGCCCTCGAGGGCATCCTCCTCTTCGGCGCCCTCACGGCGGCGGTGGTGGTGGAGCGCCTCGAGGCCGCCTTAGGCCCCGGGCCCCACCCCTGGCTCCCCTGGGTGGGGGTGCTCGCCGCCATGGGGGTAGGGGGCCTGGTGGCCTTCGTCCACGCCCTGGTCTCCATCAAGTACCGCGCCGACCAGATCATCAGCGCCACGGCCATCAATCTCCTGGCCCTAGGCGCCCCGAGCCTCGTCCTCACCTACTTCTACGGCAACGCCACGAGCTCCAAGGAGGTGGCGAACCGCCTCCCCCTCTGGGGCCCCGAGGGCTTCCAGCTTTCCCCCTTGGTCTACGTGGCCTTCCTCCTCGTGCCCCTCACCTGGTGGGTCCTCTTCAAGACCCCCTTCGGCCTCCGCCTGCGGGCCGTGGGGGAGCACCCCGAGGCCGCCGACACCCTCGGGGTGAACGTCCACCGCATGCGCTATGTCGGGGTCGTCCTCTCCGGGGTCCTCACGGGCCTCGCCGGGGCCTACCTCTCCATCGGCTTCCTGAACCAGTTCGTGCGGGGGATGTCGGCGGGGATGGGGTTCATCGCCCTGGCGGCCCTCATCTTCGGGAAGTGGCACCCCGTGGGGATCCTCTTCTCCACCCTCCTCTTCGGCTTCGCCTCGGCCCTCGCCATCCAGCTTCAGGGGAGCGAGATCCTCCCTGCCGTCTTGGTCCAGGCCTTCCCCTACGTGGTCACGGTGCTGGTCCTGGCGGGCTTCATCGGCAAAAGCCGTCCCCCGGCCGCCGTGGGCAAGCCCTACGAGAAGTAG
- a CDS encoding flavin reductase family protein produces MRSYRAQGPLPGFYHYYPGVPAVVGVRVEERVNFCPAVWNTGLSADPPLFGVSISPKRFTHGLLLKARRFSASFHPFGQKDLVHWLGSHSGREVDKGQAPHFLGHTGVPILEGAYAAYELELLEVHTFGDHDLFVGRVVAVWEEEGLLDEKGRPKPGLALLYYGKGLYGRPAEETFAP; encoded by the coding sequence ATGAGGTCCTACCGGGCGCAGGGTCCCTTGCCGGGCTTCTACCACTACTACCCCGGCGTCCCCGCCGTGGTGGGGGTGCGGGTGGAGGAGAGGGTGAACTTCTGCCCGGCGGTGTGGAACACGGGCCTCTCCGCCGACCCCCCCCTCTTCGGGGTCTCCATCAGCCCCAAGCGCTTCACCCACGGGCTCCTCTTAAAGGCCCGCCGCTTCTCGGCGAGCTTCCACCCCTTCGGGCAGAAAGACCTCGTCCACTGGCTGGGAAGCCACTCGGGCCGGGAGGTGGACAAGGGCCAGGCCCCCCACTTCCTGGGCCACACCGGGGTGCCCATCCTGGAGGGGGCCTACGCCGCCTATGAGCTTGAGCTCCTCGAGGTCCACACCTTCGGCGACCACGACCTCTTCGTGGGCCGGGTGGTGGCGGTCTGGGAGGAGGAAGGCCTCCTGGACGAGAAGGGAAGGCCTAAGCCCGGCCTTGCCCTCCTCTACTACGGCAAGGGCCTCTACGGGCGCCCCGCCGAGGAGACCTTTGCGCCGTGA
- a CDS encoding PSP1 domain-containing protein: protein MTVGVRFRTPVLRYVRFRGEAPPVDAFVVVRTGRGLEVGRVRTPPVDRPASGEVVRLASKEDLDRAARLRARAEEALHFVRARFREEGVRAKVLGCDFTLDGRHLVIHYSAEERVNLRRFAPELARALGARIEFVAEGPREEAQYLGTLGACGMESCCSTWLQGFAQVSIKLARDQQLPLNPEKISGPCGRLLCCLTYEHPVYQELLKELPRKNARVCTKAGLCGKVQKVNPLKGTVELHLEDGKTLEVPKEDLA, encoded by the coding sequence ATGACCGTGGGCGTACGCTTCCGCACCCCCGTCCTCCGCTACGTCCGCTTCCGGGGGGAGGCCCCGCCCGTGGACGCCTTCGTGGTGGTCCGCACCGGGCGGGGGCTGGAGGTGGGCCGGGTCCGCACCCCCCCCGTGGACCGGCCGGCCTCGGGGGAGGTGGTGCGGCTCGCCTCCAAGGAGGACCTGGACCGGGCCGCGAGGCTCCGCGCCCGGGCGGAGGAGGCCCTCCACTTCGTCCGGGCCCGGTTCCGGGAGGAGGGGGTGCGGGCCAAGGTCCTGGGGTGCGACTTCACCCTGGACGGCCGCCACCTCGTCATCCACTACAGCGCCGAGGAGCGGGTGAACCTGAGGCGCTTTGCCCCCGAGCTCGCCCGCGCCCTGGGGGCCCGGATTGAGTTCGTGGCCGAAGGCCCCCGGGAGGAGGCCCAGTACCTTGGGACCTTGGGGGCCTGCGGCATGGAGTCCTGCTGCTCCACCTGGCTCCAGGGCTTCGCCCAGGTGTCCATCAAGCTCGCCCGGGACCAGCAGCTTCCCCTGAACCCGGAGAAGATCTCGGGCCCCTGCGGGAGGCTTCTCTGCTGCCTCACCTACGAGCACCCCGTCTACCAGGAGCTTCTCAAGGAGCTTCCCCGGAAAAACGCCCGGGTCTGCACCAAGGCCGGCCTCTGCGGCAAGGTGCAGAAGGTGAACCCCCTGAAGGGCACGGTGGAGCTCCACCTGGAGGACGGGAAGACCTTGGAGGTTCCCAAGGAGGATCTGGCATGA
- a CDS encoding DNA polymerase III subunit delta', which yields MALHPAHPGAIIGHEAVLALLPRLTAQTLLFSGPEGVGRRTVARWYAWGLNRGFPPPSLGEHPDVLEVGPKARDLRGRAEVRLEEVAPLLEWCSSHPRERVKVAILDSAHLLTEAAANALLKLLEEPPSYARIVLIAPSRATLLPTLASRATEVAFAPVPEEALRALTQDPELLRYAAGAPGRLLRALQDPEGYRARMARAQRVLKAPPLERLALLRELLAEEEGVHALHAVLKRPEHLLALERAREALEGYVSPELVLARLALDLET from the coding sequence ATGGCTCTACACCCGGCTCACCCTGGGGCAATAATCGGGCACGAGGCCGTTCTCGCCCTCCTTCCCCGCCTCACCGCCCAGACCCTGCTCTTCTCCGGCCCCGAGGGGGTGGGGCGGCGCACCGTGGCCCGCTGGTACGCCTGGGGGCTCAACCGCGGCTTCCCCCCGCCCTCCCTGGGGGAGCACCCGGACGTCCTCGAGGTGGGGCCCAAGGCCCGGGACCTCCGGGGCCGGGCCGAGGTGCGGCTGGAGGAGGTGGCGCCCCTCTTGGAGTGGTGCTCCAGCCACCCCCGGGAGCGGGTGAAGGTGGCCATCCTGGACTCGGCCCACCTCCTCACCGAGGCCGCGGCCAACGCCCTCCTCAAGCTCCTGGAGGAGCCCCCTTCCTACGCCCGCATCGTCCTCATCGCCCCAAGCCGCGCCACCCTCCTCCCCACCCTGGCCTCCCGGGCCACGGAGGTGGCCTTCGCCCCCGTGCCCGAGGAGGCCCTGCGCGCCCTCACCCAGGACCCGGAGCTCCTCCGCTACGCCGCCGGGGCCCCGGGCCGCCTCCTTAGGGCCCTCCAGGACCCGGAGGGGTACCGGGCCCGCATGGCCAGGGCGCAAAGGGTCCTGAAAGCCCCGCCCCTGGAGCGCCTCGCTTTGCTTCGGGAGCTTTTGGCCGAGGAGGAGGGGGTCCACGCCCTCCACGCCGTCCTAAAGCGCCCGGAGCACCTCCTTGCCCTGGAGCGGGCGCGGGAGGCCCTGGAGGGGTACGTGAGCCCCGAGCTGGTCCTCGCCCGGCTGGCCTTAGACTTAGAGACATGA
- a CDS encoding metallophosphoesterase family protein, with product MRHLVLSDIHGNWPALEAVLQAAPPFDRVLFLGDAVGYYPDGDRVLGWLREVGAECVLGNHDAWLLALDRLPVEGVVLEILEWQRGRLSPENLAFLASWPWQREVEGALLVHGSPCDPWEYLDDLAPARQAFRCSEARLAFHGHTHLAGAFLELQGPRPWVRYQAFPEGGELVLPPSVRALVNPGSVGQPRDGVPGAAFALWEGDRIAFYRVAYDLERVAARLAEEGFPPWLYTRLTLGQ from the coding sequence GTGCGCCACCTGGTCCTCTCCGACATCCACGGGAACTGGCCCGCCCTGGAGGCGGTGCTCCAGGCCGCCCCCCCCTTTGACCGGGTGCTCTTTCTGGGGGACGCGGTGGGCTACTACCCGGATGGGGACCGGGTGCTCGGCTGGCTCCGGGAGGTAGGGGCGGAGTGCGTCCTGGGGAACCACGACGCCTGGCTCCTCGCCCTGGACCGGCTCCCCGTGGAGGGCGTGGTGCTGGAGATCCTGGAGTGGCAAAGGGGCCGCCTCTCCCCCGAAAACCTCGCCTTCCTCGCCTCCTGGCCCTGGCAGCGGGAGGTGGAGGGGGCGCTCCTCGTCCACGGAAGCCCCTGCGACCCCTGGGAGTACCTGGACGACCTGGCCCCCGCCCGGCAGGCCTTCCGCTGCAGCGAGGCCCGGCTCGCCTTCCACGGGCACACCCACCTGGCGGGGGCCTTTCTGGAGCTCCAGGGCCCCCGCCCCTGGGTGCGCTACCAGGCCTTCCCCGAAGGGGGGGAGCTCGTCCTCCCCCCCTCGGTGCGGGCCCTGGTGAACCCGGGCTCCGTGGGCCAGCCCAGGGACGGGGTCCCGGGGGCGGCCTTCGCCCTTTGGGAGGGGGACCGGATCGCCTTCTACCGGGTGGCCTACGACCTGGAGCGCGTGGCCGCCCGCCTTGCGGAGGAGGGCTTTCCCCCATGGCTCTACACCCGGCTCACCCTGGGGCAATAA